One genomic region from Chlamydia poikilotherma encodes:
- a CDS encoding DUF648 domain-containing protein has translation MPYLIFSDYSKPSLLEKTVSFLDFCLYLGGKQSYIVARDPQNKAWSVTVPGQVLSTFEKVLRILCLLVFIPITIIALAIRFLLYAYLSYKGRIVCLDNLVSKEERKLLILYPQVLQNIRRLPLVYTSLPLEDCYIAFNSLESSEIDDMSFWIDYPSLSTKMDFFGIQIPKDKLKKVKKSPHGEPTDFPINFPLLCREILKTELGEGEIVSQKGIEKLSRLFLAFLVYRSQKNANGKIETIIPLDSPDALWAKLLFFDYLDENPLTKGLLGSRVLKELERLGVLKKPEIHQYSMSKVVVNWQL, from the coding sequence ATGCCGTATCTCATTTTTTCGGACTATTCTAAACCTTCTCTTTTAGAAAAGACCGTTTCTTTCCTAGATTTTTGTCTTTACTTAGGAGGTAAGCAATCCTATATAGTTGCCAGAGATCCGCAGAATAAGGCTTGGTCCGTGACTGTTCCAGGACAGGTCTTATCCACATTTGAAAAGGTTTTAAGAATTCTCTGTTTATTAGTATTTATTCCGATTACAATTATTGCTCTAGCAATACGGTTTCTTCTGTATGCTTATCTTTCTTATAAAGGTCGAATTGTCTGTCTTGATAACTTAGTGAGTAAAGAAGAACGGAAACTGCTGATTCTCTATCCTCAAGTCTTACAGAATATACGTCGCCTTCCCCTTGTCTACACCTCTTTGCCGCTAGAGGACTGTTATATAGCTTTTAATTCCCTAGAGTCTTCTGAAATAGATGACATGAGTTTTTGGATTGATTACCCCAGCTTATCTACTAAAATGGATTTTTTTGGGATTCAAATTCCTAAAGATAAGCTTAAGAAGGTTAAAAAAAGCCCTCATGGGGAGCCTACAGACTTCCCTATAAACTTCCCCTTACTTTGCAGAGAGATTTTAAAGACAGAATTGGGAGAAGGAGAAATTGTCAGTCAAAAAGGTATTGAAAAGCTTTCTAGACTCTTTTTAGCTTTCCTAGTTTATAGATCTCAAAAAAATGCTAACGGAAAGATAGAGACTATAATCCCCTTAGATTCTCCGGACGCCCTATGGGCAAAACTTCTGTTCTTTGACTATTTGGATGAGAATCCTTTGACGAAAGGATTATTAGGATCTCGAGTGCTAAAGGAATTAGAGAGATTAGGTGTTCTTAAAAAACCCGAAATACACCAATACTCCATGAGTAAAGTCGTTGTTAACTGGCAGCTCTAA
- the guaA gene encoding glutamine-hydrolyzing GMP synthase codes for MSKILILDFGSQYTNILAKKIRLLSVFCEVLPWNTPLQNILQSAPSGLIFSGGPHSVYHENSPKVDREIYNINIPILGVCYGMQLIARDFGSEVREGGNEFGYTPIVFYPSELFKGLVDKDSFHTEIRMSHCDSVAVPPDDFFVTASSKHCPIAAIECPEKKLFGLQFHPEVSDSQAIGDTILSNFVKHVCQASETWKIETIEKQLINNIKDRVGETERVLLGLSGGVDSSVLAVLLHNALGDRLSCVFVNTGLLRKNEVEEVKQQFSSLGLKIIVEDASEKFFRDLDGIEDPEQKRKIIGSSFIEVFDEVSRNLEVQWLAQGTIYSDVIESAKSCDATQVIKSHHNVGGLPEKLNLKLLEPLRFLFKDEVRALGRVLGLPDSLISRHPFPGPGLGVRVLGKVCQEYVEIVKNADDIFIKELKKANLYHKVSQAFAVFLPIKSVAVKGDCRHYGYTIALRAVESTDFMTACWPSLSREFLNRCSSRIINEIPEVSRVVYDISDKPPATIEWE; via the coding sequence TTGAGTAAGATTCTCATTCTTGATTTTGGTTCTCAATACACCAACATTCTAGCGAAAAAGATACGTTTATTGTCTGTATTTTGTGAGGTGCTTCCTTGGAATACACCTTTACAGAATATTCTTCAATCAGCTCCCTCGGGCTTAATTTTTTCTGGAGGTCCTCATTCAGTTTATCATGAGAATAGTCCGAAAGTGGATCGAGAAATCTATAACATTAATATTCCTATACTTGGAGTCTGTTATGGTATGCAGCTTATTGCTAGAGATTTTGGAAGCGAAGTAAGAGAAGGCGGAAATGAATTTGGTTACACGCCTATAGTTTTTTATCCAAGTGAACTTTTTAAAGGTCTTGTTGACAAGGATAGTTTTCATACTGAAATTCGCATGAGTCATTGTGATTCTGTCGCTGTTCCTCCTGATGATTTTTTTGTTACAGCTAGTTCTAAACATTGTCCTATTGCTGCTATAGAATGTCCTGAGAAAAAACTCTTTGGTCTTCAATTCCATCCTGAAGTTTCAGATTCTCAAGCAATAGGTGATACAATCTTATCAAATTTTGTGAAACATGTTTGTCAAGCTTCAGAAACTTGGAAAATTGAAACAATAGAGAAACAATTGATCAATAACATTAAAGATAGGGTAGGAGAAACAGAACGAGTATTACTCGGCCTATCTGGGGGTGTGGATTCTTCTGTTTTAGCAGTTTTGCTCCATAATGCCTTAGGTGATCGATTGTCTTGTGTCTTTGTTAACACAGGATTATTAAGAAAAAATGAGGTTGAGGAGGTAAAACAGCAATTCTCTTCTCTGGGATTAAAGATAATTGTAGAAGATGCTTCCGAAAAATTTTTCCGAGACCTAGATGGAATAGAAGATCCTGAACAAAAACGTAAAATTATTGGATCCTCCTTTATTGAAGTTTTTGACGAAGTATCCAGAAATCTTGAAGTTCAATGGTTGGCTCAAGGAACTATCTACTCTGATGTAATTGAATCTGCCAAATCTTGTGATGCAACACAAGTAATCAAGTCTCACCATAATGTCGGCGGACTTCCAGAAAAATTGAATCTGAAACTTTTAGAACCTCTACGTTTTCTCTTTAAAGATGAAGTTAGAGCTTTAGGTAGGGTTCTGGGTTTACCTGATTCCCTAATATCTCGACACCCCTTTCCTGGGCCTGGTTTAGGAGTTAGGGTTCTTGGGAAAGTTTGCCAAGAATACGTAGAAATAGTAAAAAATGCTGATGATATTTTTATTAAAGAACTAAAGAAAGCTAATTTATACCATAAAGTTAGCCAAGCATTTGCTGTTTTCTTACCAATTAAGTCTGTTGCTGTAAAAGGAGATTGTCGTCATTACGGTTATACAATAGCTTTACGAGCAGTAGAATCTACTGATTTTATGACAGCGTGCTGGCCATCTTTATCTAGAGAATTCCTTAACCGTTGTTCATCACGCATCATTAACGAAATCCCTGAAGTTAGTAGAGTGGTTTACGACATCTCTGATAAACCTCCAGCAACTATTGAGTGGGAATAA
- the guaB gene encoding IMP dehydrogenase yields the protein MREALTFDDVLLVPQYSDVLPQDTCLASSISGSLPLTIPILSAAMDSVTELSMARAMTVAGGLGIVHKNMDTSAQVSIVKQIKSQSSSLVVGGAVGIGQEGLERADALVEVGIDALVVDTAHGHSKLVLDTALTIKKNYPSVTLIVGNIVSRAAALCLAEIGVDAVKVGIGPGSICTTRIISGVGLPQLTAVIDVSEALRDSSVRVIADGGMRYSGDIVKALAAGAHCVMLGSMLAGTDETPGEVVRINEQAYKTYRGMGSLGAMKRGSAERYFQKNNAKKFVPEGVEGLVPYKGSLDDVLYQILGGIRSGMGYLGAHNLEELRQNAVFARITHSGRAESHIHNLQHIQHAPNYLISK from the coding sequence ATGCGCGAAGCCTTGACTTTTGACGACGTTTTATTAGTTCCTCAGTACTCTGACGTTCTTCCTCAAGATACTTGTTTAGCTTCTTCTATTTCAGGATCTTTACCTTTAACTATCCCTATCTTGTCTGCAGCAATGGATTCAGTGACAGAGTTGTCTATGGCTAGAGCGATGACTGTAGCTGGAGGACTTGGAATTGTTCATAAAAATATGGATACGAGTGCACAGGTTTCTATTGTAAAACAAATAAAATCACAAAGTTCTTCTTTAGTAGTTGGCGGTGCCGTAGGTATTGGTCAAGAAGGTTTAGAAAGAGCTGATGCTTTAGTTGAAGTAGGTATAGATGCTTTAGTGGTAGACACTGCTCATGGACATTCTAAATTGGTACTTGATACAGCCTTAACCATTAAAAAGAATTATCCTTCAGTAACTCTCATTGTGGGGAATATTGTTTCAAGAGCAGCAGCTCTTTGTTTGGCTGAAATTGGTGTAGATGCTGTTAAAGTAGGGATTGGTCCCGGATCTATATGTACAACGCGGATCATTTCAGGTGTGGGATTGCCTCAATTGACAGCGGTTATCGACGTTTCTGAAGCATTGCGTGATTCTTCTGTACGAGTCATTGCCGATGGAGGCATGCGCTATTCTGGAGACATTGTTAAAGCTCTAGCCGCTGGAGCCCATTGTGTTATGCTTGGTAGTATGCTAGCAGGAACTGATGAAACACCAGGAGAAGTTGTTCGGATTAATGAACAAGCTTATAAGACATATCGAGGCATGGGTTCTCTCGGAGCAATGAAAAGAGGGAGTGCTGAGCGCTATTTCCAAAAGAATAATGCGAAAAAATTTGTTCCTGAGGGTGTTGAAGGACTTGTGCCTTACAAAGGCTCTCTTGATGATGTGCTTTATCAAATTCTAGGGGGAATTCGATCAGGCATGGGCTATCTGGGAGCTCATAATTTAGAAGAATTACGCCAGAACGCTGTATTTGCCCGAATTACCCATTCTGGACGAGCTGAAAGTCATATTCATAATTTACAACACATTCAACATGCTCCAAATTATCTAATCTCTAAATAG
- a CDS encoding gamma-glutamylcyclotransferase family protein, producing MYKSITCLFGCLLLVLSGCSEPVSLKNHSVDQVFCINLPISDFSSYPAAYTPAQCLAKENKDPKVIERANKESRRIWREIHAKMHLTSPYIPMFVYGSFMNPISARNTLEEYHPHAVWLHDYVRIFNLDIDLLGGCARLTEADGPKNRGFLNLKRASGKSCNGIILAIGEDDFVACRRREGVYEFVPVIVSDYTSLGKCNHSIAFAWIAGSQVCSSDILPVKGYYSMIWAAVDSDNVKEDFGDNFAQDYLDTTFLSNEQLIKTIHEEYKDSPLRY from the coding sequence ATGTATAAATCAATAACATGCCTATTCGGATGTTTATTATTAGTTCTTAGTGGTTGTTCTGAACCCGTTTCTTTAAAGAATCATAGTGTTGATCAGGTATTTTGTATTAACTTACCTATCTCTGATTTTTCTTCATATCCTGCCGCTTATACGCCAGCTCAATGCTTGGCAAAGGAAAATAAGGACCCTAAAGTTATTGAGAGGGCGAATAAAGAATCTCGTAGGATCTGGAGGGAAATACATGCAAAAATGCATCTAACCTCTCCTTATATTCCTATGTTTGTTTATGGGAGTTTCATGAATCCAATTTCAGCAAGAAATACTCTTGAGGAATACCATCCTCACGCTGTTTGGTTACATGATTATGTGAGAATATTTAATTTGGATATTGATCTCTTAGGGGGTTGTGCTAGATTAACCGAAGCAGATGGTCCTAAAAATCGCGGTTTTTTAAATTTAAAACGTGCATCAGGAAAATCTTGCAACGGTATTATTTTGGCTATTGGAGAAGATGATTTTGTAGCTTGTCGTCGTCGTGAAGGAGTTTATGAATTTGTGCCTGTTATAGTATCTGATTATACGTCTTTAGGGAAGTGCAACCATAGTATAGCTTTTGCTTGGATTGCTGGATCGCAAGTATGTTCCAGTGATATTTTGCCTGTAAAAGGTTATTATTCTATGATTTGGGCTGCAGTAGATTCTGATAATGTAAAAGAGGATTTCGGAGATAATTTTGCTCAAGATTATCTGGATACGACATTTTTATCTAATGAACAGCTAATAAAGACTATTCATGAAGAATACAAAGACTCTCCATTGCGTTATTAA